The following proteins are encoded in a genomic region of Helicobacter macacae MIT 99-5501:
- the serS gene encoding serine--tRNA ligase, with product MIDIKLLLNDFDAIAQKLSTRNLPKEQLENLSNLAKNYKSQKQALESLQESQNKESKNFGTLMAQKRDKNDSEVLALKEKLESNKSQISKNEALVREAKEQLDFVLAQIPNIPDESTPIGTDENQNVEIDRILTPKEFSFTPKEHWELAEWHNKQSDSRRKWIDFGAGVKLAKSRFSVLRGQGARLSRALINFMLDMNEKAGFEIISTPVIVNEKMLFGTGQLPKFEEDMFKIAQDNLEQSAESHELDNEAQSSESKSALYLISTSEITLTNLYNDTIINADDLPICLTAQTPCFRKEAGSAGRDTRGIIRQHQFDKVELVAITHPSQSQAMQAKMIECASSILQALELPHRLVQLCSGDLGFSASNTVDIEVWFAGQGKYREISSVSNTRDFQARRAKIRYKENGKNALVHTLNGSSLAVGRCLAAIMEYYQKENGEIEIPKVLIPYMARNVLDN from the coding sequence ATGATAGATATAAAGCTACTTTTAAACGACTTTGACGCCATAGCCCAAAAGCTATCCACTCGCAATCTACCAAAAGAACAACTAGAAAACCTATCAAACCTCGCCAAAAACTACAAATCACAAAAACAAGCCCTAGAATCCCTGCAAGAATCACAAAACAAAGAATCCAAAAATTTTGGCACACTAATGGCGCAAAAGCGCGATAAAAACGACAGCGAAGTGCTAGCCCTAAAAGAAAAACTAGAATCAAACAAATCCCAAATATCCAAAAACGAAGCACTTGTAAGAGAAGCAAAAGAACAGCTAGATTTTGTGCTAGCTCAAATCCCAAATATCCCTGATGAATCCACGCCCATAGGCACAGACGAGAATCAAAATGTCGAAATAGACCGTATCCTTACTCCAAAAGAGTTTAGCTTCACTCCAAAGGAGCATTGGGAGCTAGCCGAGTGGCACAACAAACAAAGCGACAGCAGGAGGAAATGGATAGATTTCGGCGCGGGTGTGAAGCTAGCAAAATCTCGCTTTAGTGTTTTGCGAGGGCAGGGGGCTAGATTGTCTCGCGCACTTATAAACTTTATGCTTGATATGAATGAAAAGGCTGGATTTGAAATCATCTCCACGCCTGTAATCGTAAATGAGAAAATGCTCTTTGGCACGGGGCAGTTGCCAAAATTTGAAGAAGATATGTTTAAAATCGCCCAAGACAATCTAGAGCAAAGCGCAGAATCACACGAGCTAGACAATGAGGCACAATCTAGCGAGTCCAAAAGCGCACTCTATCTTATTTCTACTTCTGAAATCACTCTTACAAATCTCTACAACGACACAATCATAAACGCAGATGATTTGCCTATTTGTTTGACGGCTCAAACCCCTTGCTTTCGCAAAGAAGCGGGAAGTGCGGGGCGAGATACGCGTGGCATCATTCGCCAACACCAATTTGACAAAGTAGAGCTAGTAGCTATCACTCACCCAAGTCAAAGTCAAGCTATGCAGGCAAAAATGATAGAATGTGCTAGCTCGATTTTGCAAGCACTAGAGCTACCTCATAGGCTTGTGCAGTTGTGTAGCGGGGATTTGGGATTTAGTGCTAGTAACACTGTGGATATAGAAGTGTGGTTTGCAGGGCAGGGGAAATATCGAGAGATTAGCTCGGTGTCAAATACGCGTGATTTTCAAGCGCGTAGAGCAAAAATCCGCTACAAAGAAAATGGCAAAAACGCCCTTGTGCACACGCTAAATGGCTCTTCACTTGCAGTGGGGCGATGTCTAGCTGCGATAATGGAGTATTACCAAAAAGAAAATGGCGAGATAGAGATTCCCAAAGTTTTGATTCCATATATGGCACGAAATGTGCTAGATAACTAA
- a CDS encoding HugZ family heme oxygenase, whose translation MDFAEVIKGYISHMNDHHSKELEALLKKFGNVDEPKNVLLESIDLEGLDIAHSGGKLRVEFPQKATQENLRDTIIELCKSIEQSKDLGKVEREIVEFAKSFGSACLATLSPKGEVLCTYAPVIHHKEKFFIYISEVGEHFSSIKSHPENIELMFLEDESKAKSVILRKRLRYRVEPRFIQRGSGEFDEVYDSFIEQSGGGGGIKTIRDFADFHLIELKPQGGRFVKGFGEAYLIKDGKASHITGGAGGGSPHKFPHKGA comes from the coding sequence ATGGATTTTGCAGAAGTCATAAAGGGATACATTTCCCATATGAATGACCACCACAGCAAAGAGCTAGAAGCATTGCTTAAAAAATTTGGCAATGTAGATGAACCAAAAAATGTCCTCTTAGAAAGTATTGATTTAGAGGGGCTAGACATAGCTCATAGCGGGGGCAAACTTCGCGTAGAATTCCCTCAAAAAGCCACGCAAGAAAATCTACGCGACACGATTATTGAGCTATGCAAGAGCATTGAGCAAAGCAAGGATTTGGGCAAAGTAGAAAGAGAGATAGTCGAGTTTGCCAAAAGTTTTGGTTCTGCTTGCCTTGCTACGCTTAGTCCAAAAGGCGAGGTGCTTTGCACTTACGCGCCTGTAATTCATCATAAAGAGAAATTTTTTATCTACATTAGCGAGGTTGGAGAGCATTTTAGCTCTATCAAGTCTCACCCTGAAAATATTGAGCTAATGTTTTTAGAAGATGAGAGCAAGGCAAAATCTGTGATTTTGCGCAAAAGGCTTCGCTACCGCGTAGAGCCTAGATTTATACAGCGAGGTAGTGGGGAGTTTGATGAAGTCTATGATAGCTTCATAGAGCAAAGTGGTGGAGGTGGCGGAATCAAAACCATACGCGATTTTGCAGATTTCCACCTTATTGAGCTTAAGCCACAAGGCGGGCGATTTGTCAAAGGATTTGGAGAGGCATATCTCATAAAAGATGGCAAAGCTAGCCATATCACAGGCGGTGCTGGTGGTGGCTCTCCACACAAATTCCCACACAAAGGAGCATAG
- a CDS encoding tetratricopeptide repeat protein — translation MPPEPSNINSIQETQASEQASANAGGKLGGLGQKISAYLDPLVAPLLENPTFEKIYKNKPLFFGILGGVLALIIALIIVLILALSPKSEEDEEEEFTERTYTQAEIDEIVNTPLPEASDEIKESNMDNLIIKGNLLFQQGLHKEAYQVFRKIADFSQSIANYNLGTIQLKNNSYEDSIVAYSDSIETGQNISASSINAAIAALKINRYDLSSHYLNLARENLAEIANEPFFSYAYALLSYYKGNYFETLSPLLNPNSKDFTTQNARLAAHIFTIFSDDENALKNIQKVATPKDDKTIGLLYARMAQYPKAKTHLMNYLRANPRDIDSMLALGLIDLKLGNYMGAANSLESIASNRGFQEKAQKIYPIKVIINPELFDIALAQRMFWERDFENKDKLGYKMLFYYAPYRVFDAKRALEEISQASSLTHINITEGKNMLLRSSTTSKIDKQILRTLVELESKNLREALGFLQEATKNNPNHAILYYNLGLVLAQLGHYDDAYSHFIRAYYLDQSDYISGIFAVLAGRFSNKNTNRINNDLLQRFYDEEIGDSTKKAYIENFLNYLNDNQFQERDWIKNAKVKEPIYYVLEFIYALKSKNKKEMLENINELKNIYPNDIVANILSILVGSFGDNLQDISISMYNLFNQKSLDLRPLHLGGAFPRELYVYTGFVTGSLQNQARIMQNYLIANESDPRGTMQTLGAIYLYQREFQKAYSIYTTLVDELKEGDSHTRFLAAVSAVGAGNYPDAVLLLQLAKMETPTAYEARYGLGLLYHAANNLKTAALNYNFIAVPNFHSQFFDFQIDTQKIHSYELVSKNNGNPEDNPPNPTQEVDTKSAQNQSPTQQSVQQSAQQNPQLDENQLPQPTQQPVTNPLLDT, via the coding sequence ATGCCACCAGAGCCAAGTAATATTAACAGCATACAAGAAACACAAGCTAGTGAGCAAGCTAGCGCAAATGCAGGTGGCAAACTTGGTGGGCTAGGCCAAAAAATATCTGCATATTTAGACCCACTTGTTGCACCACTTTTAGAAAATCCTACTTTTGAGAAAATCTACAAAAACAAGCCACTTTTTTTTGGGATTTTGGGCGGTGTGCTTGCACTCATCATCGCACTTATCATCGTCCTTATCCTAGCCCTATCGCCCAAAAGCGAAGAGGACGAGGAAGAGGAATTCACAGAGAGGACTTACACGCAAGCAGAGATTGATGAGATTGTAAATACTCCTTTGCCAGAAGCAAGTGATGAAATCAAAGAATCCAATATGGACAATCTAATCATCAAAGGAAATCTATTATTTCAGCAAGGCTTACACAAGGAAGCCTATCAGGTTTTTCGCAAAATCGCGGATTTTTCTCAATCCATAGCCAACTACAATCTAGGCACAATCCAACTAAAAAACAACTCCTATGAAGACTCTATCGTGGCGTATTCTGACTCCATAGAAACAGGGCAAAATATCTCGGCAAGCTCGATAAATGCAGCGATTGCCGCGCTAAAAATCAATCGCTATGATTTATCAAGCCATTACCTAAATCTAGCGCGTGAAAATCTAGCCGAAATCGCAAATGAGCCGTTTTTTAGCTACGCTTACGCGCTACTTTCCTACTACAAGGGCAACTACTTTGAGACACTCTCCCCCTTGCTAAACCCAAATTCCAAAGACTTCACTACCCAAAACGCAAGGCTTGCAGCGCATATTTTTACGATTTTTAGCGATGATGAAAACGCGCTAAAAAATATCCAAAAAGTAGCTACTCCAAAAGATGACAAAACCATAGGGCTACTTTATGCGCGAATGGCACAATACCCAAAAGCAAAAACACACTTGATGAACTATCTAAGGGCAAATCCAAGAGATATTGATTCTATGCTAGCACTAGGGCTTATTGACTTAAAGCTTGGGAATTATATGGGTGCGGCAAATTCGCTAGAATCTATCGCTTCAAATAGGGGATTCCAAGAAAAAGCACAAAAAATTTATCCTATCAAAGTGATAATCAACCCCGAGCTTTTTGATATAGCTTTGGCTCAAAGAATGTTTTGGGAAAGGGACTTTGAAAACAAAGACAAACTAGGCTATAAAATGCTTTTTTATTACGCGCCATATCGTGTGTTTGACGCAAAGAGGGCATTAGAAGAAATCTCTCAAGCCTCAAGCCTTACGCATATCAATATCACAGAGGGCAAAAATATGCTACTTCGTAGCTCTACGACTTCCAAAATCGATAAGCAGATTCTAAGGACGCTTGTAGAGCTTGAGAGTAAAAATTTACGCGAAGCACTTGGCTTTTTGCAAGAAGCAACCAAAAACAATCCCAATCACGCGATTTTGTATTATAACTTAGGGCTTGTGCTAGCGCAACTAGGGCATTATGATGATGCGTATTCGCATTTTATCCGCGCGTATTATTTAGACCAGAGTGATTATATATCAGGGATTTTTGCCGTTCTAGCAGGTAGATTTAGCAACAAAAACACCAATAGAATCAATAATGATTTGCTACAAAGATTTTATGATGAGGAGATTGGCGATTCTACAAAAAAGGCATATATCGAAAACTTCCTAAACTACCTAAATGACAATCAATTCCAAGAGCGAGATTGGATAAAAAACGCAAAAGTCAAAGAACCGATTTATTATGTGCTTGAGTTTATCTACGCGCTAAAAAGCAAAAACAAAAAAGAAATGCTAGAAAACATAAACGAGCTTAAAAATATCTATCCAAACGACATTGTGGCAAATATTTTATCTATCCTTGTGGGTAGCTTTGGGGATAATCTCCAAGATATAAGCATAAGTATGTATAATCTTTTTAACCAAAAATCCCTTGATTTGCGTCCTTTGCATTTAGGTGGTGCTTTTCCTAGAGAGCTATATGTCTACACAGGATTTGTAACAGGCTCACTGCAAAATCAAGCCCGCATAATGCAAAACTACCTTATCGCAAATGAGAGCGACCCTAGAGGCACTATGCAAACACTCGGTGCGATATATCTCTATCAGAGAGAATTCCAAAAAGCATATAGTATTTATACCACGCTTGTAGATGAGCTAAAAGAGGGCGATAGTCATACGCGATTTTTAGCTGCGGTAAGTGCGGTGGGTGCGGGCAACTATCCTGATGCTGTGCTACTGCTTCAGCTAGCCAAAATGGAAACACCCACCGCTTATGAAGCGCGATATGGGCTAGGGCTACTCTACCACGCTGCAAACAATCTAAAAACCGCCGCGCTTAATTATAATTTTATCGCTGTGCCAAATTTTCACTCCCAATTTTTTGATTTCCAAATCGATACGCAAAAAATCCACTCCTATGAACTTGTAAGCAAAAACAACGGCAATCCAGAAGACAACCCCCCAAATCCTACGCAAGAAGTGGATACAAAATCCGCACAAAATCAAAGCCCTACACAGCAAAGTGTGCAACAAAGCGCACAACAAAATCCACAACTTGATGAAAATCAGTTACCACAGCCCACACAACAGCCCGTAACAAATCCGCTTTTAGATACTTAA